Proteins from one Thermobifida alba genomic window:
- a CDS encoding M20/M25/M40 family metallo-hydrolase, with the protein MSVRTPTGHPLLTARLGSRLSVVAVTAALLTFGLSPASSASPLPADEAVLPHLVTTGAIRTHLQNLDTIAAYNGGNRATGTPGYDVAAKYVTDQLRRAGYQVAKDHYSFDEWVEHSDAVLAQTAPESRDFTLDEDFLSMAYSGAGDVTAPAVPVDADSADSGCEAADFAGFPAGAIAILQRGTCTFEEKVANAAEAGAAGAVIFNHGATPNDTGPISGTLSTPAAIPAVGASTAVGEALLAAGDGLELRLKVDSAIRTSHSYNVIAETRGGNRDNVVVVGAHLDGVPDGPGINDNGSGVATLLEIAKQLNRLDAPENKVRFAFWGSEEVGLVGSTSYVERLTDRERERIALYLNFDMLGSHNYARLVYDGRNELPGSVAAPAGSAAIQKVFEDYFTARGLVSEPTEFSGRSDYRAFMLAGIPSGGLFSGADGTKTEEQAAHYGGTAGAQYDPFYHTADDSLAHVNWDSIDELSDGAAYAVEVFAASTLPVNGVAPFSARALSPDSFDRAGDLWTR; encoded by the coding sequence ATGAGCGTGCGCACACCGACCGGACACCCCCTGCTGACCGCGCGCCTGGGATCGCGGCTCTCCGTCGTCGCCGTCACCGCCGCACTGTTGACCTTCGGCCTCTCCCCCGCCTCGTCCGCGTCCCCGCTCCCCGCGGACGAGGCCGTCCTGCCCCACCTGGTCACCACCGGGGCCATCCGCACCCACCTGCAGAACCTGGACACCATCGCCGCGTACAACGGCGGCAACCGGGCCACCGGCACACCCGGCTACGACGTGGCCGCCAAGTACGTCACCGACCAGCTCAGACGCGCCGGCTACCAGGTCGCCAAGGACCACTACTCGTTCGACGAGTGGGTGGAGCACAGCGACGCGGTCCTGGCCCAGACCGCGCCGGAGAGCCGGGACTTCACCCTCGACGAGGACTTCCTGAGCATGGCCTACTCGGGCGCCGGGGACGTCACCGCGCCCGCGGTGCCGGTGGACGCCGACAGCGCCGACAGCGGCTGCGAGGCGGCGGACTTCGCCGGCTTCCCCGCCGGAGCGATCGCGATCCTCCAGCGCGGGACCTGCACCTTCGAGGAGAAGGTGGCCAACGCGGCCGAGGCCGGGGCCGCGGGCGCGGTGATCTTCAACCACGGGGCCACCCCCAACGACACCGGACCGATCAGCGGCACCCTGAGCACCCCGGCGGCGATCCCGGCCGTGGGCGCCTCCACCGCGGTCGGCGAGGCGCTGCTCGCCGCGGGCGACGGCCTGGAACTGCGCCTCAAGGTCGACTCGGCGATCAGGACCTCCCACTCCTACAACGTCATCGCCGAGACCAGGGGCGGCAACCGGGACAACGTGGTGGTGGTCGGCGCCCACCTCGACGGCGTCCCCGACGGGCCGGGGATCAACGACAACGGCAGCGGCGTCGCCACGCTCCTGGAGATCGCCAAGCAGCTGAACCGGCTCGACGCCCCCGAGAACAAGGTGCGCTTCGCCTTCTGGGGCAGCGAGGAGGTGGGCCTCGTCGGCTCCACCTCCTACGTCGAGCGCCTCACCGACCGGGAGCGGGAGCGGATCGCGCTCTACCTGAACTTCGACATGCTCGGCTCGCACAACTACGCCCGCCTCGTCTACGACGGCCGCAACGAACTGCCCGGCTCCGTCGCCGCCCCGGCCGGGTCGGCGGCGATCCAGAAGGTCTTCGAGGACTACTTCACCGCCCGGGGCCTGGTGTCGGAGCCCACGGAGTTCAGCGGACGCTCCGACTACCGGGCGTTCATGCTGGCCGGCATCCCGTCGGGCGGCCTGTTCAGCGGCGCCGACGGCACCAAGACCGAAGAGCAGGCCGCCCACTACGGCGGTACCGCCGGGGCGCAGTACGACCCCTTCTACCACACCGCCGACGACAGCCTCGCCCACGTCAACTGGGACAGCATCGACGAACTCTCCGACGGAGCCGCCTACGCGGTGGAGGTCTTCGCCGCCAGCACCCTCCCGGTGAACGGGGTGGCGCCGTTCTCCGCCAGGGCGCTGTCCCCCGACTCCTTCGACCGCGCCGGAGACCTGTGGACGCGCTGA
- a CDS encoding F0F1 ATP synthase subunit gamma: MGAQLRVYRRRIRSTKSMAKITRAMELIAATRITKAQRAAEAAGPYAREITRAVSAVAARVSEHPLLTEAENPTRAAVLVITSDKGLAGAYTANAIKEAESLTQLLTEQGKEVLTYMVGRKGIGFYNFRERPLADSWEGFTERPSYMHAKEISSVLMDKFIQDTAEGGVDEIHIVSTEFVSMITQVARAARILPLEVEAVEPKVLEAEQGPLPLYEFEPGAEEVLDQLLPQYVTNRIYFALLESAASQHASRRAAMKAATDNAEELVKTLTRQANQARQAEITNEISEIVGGADALTAASAGSE, translated from the coding sequence ATGGGTGCACAGCTTCGCGTCTATCGCCGGAGGATCCGCTCGACCAAGTCGATGGCGAAGATCACCCGCGCGATGGAACTCATCGCCGCCACGCGCATCACCAAGGCGCAGCGGGCGGCCGAAGCGGCTGGCCCCTACGCTCGGGAGATCACCAGGGCGGTGTCCGCGGTGGCCGCTCGCGTCAGCGAGCATCCGCTGTTGACCGAGGCGGAGAACCCCACCCGGGCCGCCGTCCTGGTCATCACCAGCGACAAGGGCCTCGCCGGCGCCTACACCGCCAACGCGATCAAGGAAGCCGAGAGCCTCACCCAGCTCCTCACCGAGCAGGGCAAGGAAGTGCTCACCTACATGGTGGGCCGCAAGGGCATCGGGTTCTACAACTTCCGCGAGCGTCCCCTGGCGGACTCCTGGGAGGGCTTCACCGAGCGCCCCTCCTACATGCACGCCAAGGAGATCTCCTCGGTCCTGATGGACAAGTTCATCCAGGACACCGCGGAGGGCGGCGTCGACGAGATCCACATCGTCTCCACCGAGTTCGTCTCCATGATCACCCAGGTGGCCAGGGCCGCGCGGATCCTGCCGCTGGAGGTCGAGGCGGTCGAGCCCAAGGTCCTTGAGGCCGAGCAGGGCCCCCTGCCGCTGTACGAGTTCGAACCCGGCGCCGAGGAAGTGCTGGACCAGCTGCTTCCCCAGTACGTGACGAACCGGATCTACTTCGCCCTCCTTGAGTCGGCCGCGTCCCAGCACGCGTCGCGCCGCGCCGCGATGAAGGCGGCCACCGACAACGCCGAGGAGCTTGTCAAGACCCTGACCCGCCAGGCCAACCAGGCCCGCCAGGCGGAGATCACCAACGAGATCAGCGAGATCGTCGGCGGCGCCGACGCCCTCACTGCTGCCAGCGCGGGGAGTGAGTAA
- the atpA gene encoding F0F1 ATP synthase subunit alpha, with the protein MAELTIRPEEIRDALQRFVQSYEPDAAAREEIGTVTYSGDGIARVSGLPSAMANELLEFEDGTQGIAQNLEIGEVGVVVLGDFTNIAEGQTVRRTGQVLSVPVGDAYLGRVVDPLGRPIDGKGEIETTQRRELELQAATVMQRKPVHEPLQTGIKAIDSMTPIGRGQRQLIIGDRQTGKTAVCIDTIINQKANWESGDPSKQVRCIYVAVGQKGSTIAGVRGALEEAGAMEYTTIVAAPASDPAGFKYIAPYTGSAIGQHWMYQGKHVLIVFDDLTKQAEAYRAVSLLLRRPPGREAYPGDVFYLHSRLLERCAKLSDELGAGSMTGLPIIETKANDVSAYIPTNVISITDGQVFLESDLFNQGQRPAINVGISVSRVGGAAQTKAMKKVVGSLRVGLAQYRDLEAFAAFGSDLDAASKAQLERGARLMELLKQGQYTPFPMEEEVVSIWAGTTGKLDDVPVEDIRRFESEFLGHLRREHSKILDTIRETEKFEDETAEALTDAINEFKKTFQTSAGTVLGTEAPAEALEESEVGQETIKVAKTSGK; encoded by the coding sequence ATGGCGGAGCTGACGATCCGACCGGAGGAGATCCGGGACGCGCTGCAGCGCTTCGTCCAGTCGTACGAGCCTGACGCCGCCGCACGCGAGGAGATCGGAACCGTCACCTACTCCGGTGACGGCATCGCCCGCGTCAGTGGCCTTCCCTCTGCGATGGCGAACGAGCTGCTGGAATTCGAGGACGGCACCCAGGGAATCGCGCAGAACCTGGAGATCGGCGAGGTCGGTGTCGTCGTCCTCGGTGACTTCACCAACATCGCGGAAGGCCAGACGGTGCGGCGGACCGGCCAGGTCCTCTCCGTCCCGGTGGGCGACGCCTACCTGGGCCGGGTGGTCGACCCCCTCGGCCGGCCGATCGACGGCAAGGGCGAGATCGAGACGACCCAGCGCCGCGAACTCGAACTCCAGGCGGCCACGGTCATGCAGCGCAAGCCGGTGCACGAGCCGCTGCAGACCGGTATCAAGGCGATCGACTCGATGACCCCGATCGGCCGCGGTCAGCGCCAGCTGATCATCGGCGACCGGCAGACCGGCAAGACCGCGGTCTGCATCGACACGATCATCAACCAGAAGGCCAACTGGGAGTCCGGCGACCCGAGCAAGCAGGTGCGCTGCATCTACGTCGCGGTGGGCCAGAAGGGCTCCACCATCGCCGGTGTGCGCGGCGCCCTGGAGGAGGCCGGCGCGATGGAGTACACCACCATCGTGGCCGCTCCCGCCTCCGACCCCGCGGGCTTCAAGTACATCGCCCCCTACACCGGTTCGGCCATCGGCCAGCACTGGATGTACCAGGGCAAGCACGTCCTCATCGTCTTCGACGACCTGACCAAGCAGGCCGAGGCCTACCGCGCGGTCTCGCTGCTGCTGCGCCGCCCGCCGGGCCGTGAGGCCTACCCCGGTGACGTCTTCTACCTGCACTCCCGTCTTCTGGAGCGCTGCGCGAAGCTCTCCGACGAACTGGGTGCGGGGTCGATGACCGGTCTGCCGATCATCGAGACCAAGGCCAACGACGTGTCGGCCTACATCCCGACCAACGTCATCTCCATCACCGACGGCCAGGTCTTCCTGGAGTCCGACCTGTTCAACCAGGGCCAGCGCCCGGCGATCAACGTCGGTATCTCCGTCTCCCGTGTCGGTGGCGCCGCGCAGACCAAGGCCATGAAGAAGGTGGTCGGCTCCCTGCGCGTGGGGCTGGCCCAGTACCGCGACCTGGAGGCGTTCGCCGCCTTCGGCTCGGACCTGGACGCGGCCTCCAAGGCGCAGCTGGAGCGGGGCGCCCGCCTCATGGAGCTGCTCAAGCAGGGCCAGTACACCCCCTTCCCGATGGAGGAGGAGGTCGTCTCCATCTGGGCCGGCACCACCGGCAAGCTGGACGACGTCCCGGTCGAGGACATCCGCCGCTTCGAGTCGGAGTTCCTCGGCCACCTGCGCCGCGAGCACAGCAAGATCCTCGACACCATCCGGGAGACCGAGAAGTTCGAGGACGAGACCGCCGAGGCGCTCACCGACGCGATCAACGAGTTCAAGAAGACCTTCCAGACCAGTGCCGGCACCGTGCTCGGCACCGAGGCCCCGGCCGAGGCGCTGGAGGAGTCCGAGGTCGGCCAGGAGACCATCAAGGTCGCCAAGACCAGCGGGAAGTAG
- a CDS encoding acetyl-CoA carboxylase carboxyltransferase subunit alpha/beta: protein MTGRSSARALVERTLDAGTFVSWDEAPVDVRPDPGYAAELARAAERSGCDESVITGEGRLRGRRVAIVASEFAFLAGSVGVAAAERLVRAVERATAERLPLLASPASGGTRMQEGTLAFLAMAKISAAVAVHKAAGLPYLVYLRHPTTGGVLASWGSQGHVTVAEPGALIGFLGPRVYRALYGREFPEGVQTAENLYRHGLVDAVLAPEHLAAITDRTLTVLLARPRPPAQDTGAVREEPPQVTAWDSILRSRRPDRPGVRQLLRYAARDVVPLNGTGEGEADPGLLLALARFGDAPCVLLGQDRDRQSPEHPLGPAALREARRGMHLARELRLPLVTVIDTPGAALSREAEEQGMAGQIARCLAELVTLEAPTLSVLLGQGSGGGALALAPADRVVCARHAWLSPLPPEGASAIVHRTTAHAPQLAAAQGVCSTQLSANGIVDRVVAEHDDAADEPEAFCRRMGAVLARELAVLFHRDPAERLAARHARYRRLGLPGPA from the coding sequence ATGACGGGCAGGAGCAGCGCACGGGCACTGGTCGAACGGACCCTGGACGCCGGGACCTTCGTCTCCTGGGACGAGGCCCCCGTGGACGTGCGTCCCGACCCCGGGTACGCGGCCGAACTCGCCCGCGCCGCCGAACGCAGCGGCTGCGACGAGTCCGTCATCACCGGCGAGGGCAGACTGCGCGGCCGCCGGGTGGCGATCGTGGCCAGCGAGTTCGCGTTCCTGGCCGGTTCGGTCGGGGTGGCCGCCGCCGAGCGGCTGGTGCGGGCGGTGGAACGCGCCACCGCCGAGCGGCTGCCGCTGCTGGCCTCCCCCGCCTCGGGCGGCACCCGCATGCAGGAGGGCACGCTCGCCTTCCTGGCGATGGCGAAGATCTCCGCGGCGGTCGCCGTGCACAAGGCGGCGGGGCTGCCCTACCTCGTGTACCTGCGCCATCCCACCACCGGCGGGGTGCTGGCCTCGTGGGGGTCGCAGGGGCACGTGACGGTCGCCGAGCCCGGGGCGCTCATCGGCTTCCTGGGGCCGCGGGTGTACCGGGCGCTGTACGGCCGGGAGTTCCCCGAGGGGGTGCAGACCGCCGAGAACCTGTACCGCCACGGACTGGTCGACGCGGTGCTGGCCCCCGAGCACCTGGCGGCGATCACCGACCGGACGCTCACCGTGCTGCTGGCCCGGCCCCGCCCTCCGGCCCAGGACACGGGGGCGGTCCGGGAGGAGCCCCCGCAGGTCACGGCCTGGGACTCGATCCTGCGGTCGCGCCGGCCGGACCGTCCCGGGGTGCGGCAGCTGCTGCGGTACGCCGCCCGCGACGTGGTGCCGCTCAACGGCACCGGGGAGGGCGAGGCCGACCCGGGTCTGCTGCTGGCGCTGGCCCGGTTCGGCGACGCCCCCTGCGTGCTGCTGGGCCAGGACCGTGACCGGCAGAGTCCCGAGCACCCGCTGGGGCCGGCCGCGCTGCGGGAGGCCCGCCGCGGCATGCACCTGGCGCGGGAACTGCGGTTGCCGCTGGTCACCGTGATCGACACCCCCGGGGCGGCGCTGTCCAGGGAAGCCGAGGAGCAGGGCATGGCCGGACAGATCGCCCGCTGCCTGGCCGAACTGGTGACCCTGGAGGCACCCACCCTGTCGGTGCTGCTCGGCCAGGGCAGCGGCGGCGGTGCGCTGGCCCTGGCCCCGGCCGACCGGGTGGTCTGCGCCCGGCACGCGTGGCTGTCCCCGCTGCCACCGGAGGGTGCGAGTGCCATCGTGCACCGCACCACCGCCCACGCCCCGCAGCTCGCCGCCGCCCAGGGCGTGTGCTCCACGCAGCTGTCCGCCAACGGCATCGTGGACCGCGTCGTCGCCGAGCACGACGACGCCGCGGACGAACCCGAGGCCTTCTGCCGCCGCATGGGCGCGGTCCTGGCCCGCGAACTGGCCGTCCTGTTCCACCGCGACCCGGCCGAGCGACTGGCCGCCCGCCACGCCCGCTACCGCCGCCTGGGACTGCCCGGGCCGGCCTGA
- a CDS encoding DUF2550 domain-containing protein, whose translation MGEQLNIGTWFEIAEWSFFSLLALALLALVAVIARRYALERGGGAVECYLRPVHGRRRPWRIGCGRYGTDELRWYRIFSLWPRPAVELPRRGLVVVGRRAPEGEELRELTDDLVVVEVGWTASDGSDPKEPVYELAMSDAALTGFLSWLESMPPGVLWQDDDDE comes from the coding sequence TTGGGGGAGCAGCTGAACATCGGAACGTGGTTCGAGATCGCCGAATGGTCGTTCTTCTCGCTGCTCGCCCTCGCCCTGCTGGCGCTCGTCGCGGTGATCGCGCGACGGTACGCCCTGGAACGCGGTGGCGGAGCGGTCGAGTGCTACCTGCGTCCCGTGCACGGCCGACGCCGCCCCTGGCGGATCGGATGCGGTCGGTACGGGACCGACGAGCTGCGCTGGTACCGCATCTTCTCCCTGTGGCCGCGGCCGGCAGTCGAACTGCCGCGCCGCGGTCTCGTCGTTGTGGGGCGCCGCGCCCCCGAGGGGGAGGAACTGCGGGAGCTGACCGACGACCTGGTGGTCGTCGAGGTGGGCTGGACCGCCTCCGACGGCTCCGACCCCAAGGAGCCGGTCTACGAGCTGGCGATGAGCGACGCGGCCCTGACCGGTTTCCTGTCCTGGTTGGAGTCGATGCCGCCGGGTGTGCTCTGGCAGGACGATGACGACGAGTAG
- the atpD gene encoding F0F1 ATP synthase subunit beta, which produces MTATAEGTAAPATATGRIARVTGPVVDVEFPVGSLPPIYNALKTDVTLSGETKTITLEVAQHLGDNLVRTISLAPQDGLVRGAEVRDTGAPISVPVGDGIKGHVFNTLGEPQDIPKSELQVTEYWPIHRPAPAFDQLESKTEMMVTGIKVIDLLTPYVRGGKIGLFGGAGVGKTVLIQEMITRIARNFGGVSVFAGVGERTREGTDLFLEMEEMGVLQDTALVFGQMDEPPGTRLRVALSALTMAEYFRDVQKQDVLLFIDNIFRFTQAGSEVSTLLGRMPSAVGYQPNLADEMGLLQERITSTRGHSITSMQAIYVPADDYTDPAPATTFAHLDATTELSRPISQKGIYPAVDPLTSTSRILDPQYVGQEHYEVAQRVKEILQRNNDLQDQIAILGIDELSEEDKIIVHRARRLERFLSQNMFVAEKFTGTPGVFVPLEETIASFKAVCDGEYDHLPEQAFLDVGNIEMAVEKAKTLQG; this is translated from the coding sequence GTGACTGCGACTGCTGAAGGGACGGCCGCGCCCGCGACGGCGACCGGCCGCATCGCCCGGGTCACCGGCCCGGTCGTCGACGTGGAGTTCCCCGTCGGCTCCCTGCCTCCGATCTACAACGCCCTGAAGACCGACGTCACCCTCAGCGGCGAGACCAAGACCATCACCCTTGAGGTCGCCCAGCACCTCGGTGACAACCTGGTCCGCACCATCAGCCTCGCCCCGCAGGACGGTCTGGTCCGCGGCGCCGAGGTGCGCGACACCGGTGCGCCGATCAGCGTTCCGGTCGGCGACGGCATCAAGGGCCACGTGTTCAACACCCTGGGTGAGCCCCAGGACATCCCCAAGTCCGAGCTCCAGGTCACCGAGTACTGGCCGATCCACCGGCCGGCCCCGGCCTTCGACCAGCTGGAGTCGAAGACCGAGATGATGGTGACCGGTATCAAGGTCATCGACCTGCTCACCCCGTACGTGCGCGGTGGCAAGATCGGTCTGTTCGGTGGTGCGGGTGTCGGCAAGACGGTGCTCATCCAGGAGATGATCACCCGTATCGCCCGCAACTTCGGTGGTGTGTCCGTGTTCGCGGGCGTGGGCGAGCGCACCCGTGAGGGCACCGACCTCTTCCTGGAGATGGAGGAGATGGGCGTCCTCCAGGACACCGCCCTCGTCTTCGGGCAGATGGACGAGCCCCCGGGCACCCGTCTGCGGGTCGCGCTGTCGGCGCTGACCATGGCGGAGTACTTCCGCGATGTGCAGAAGCAGGACGTGCTGCTGTTCATCGACAACATCTTCCGCTTCACCCAGGCCGGCTCCGAGGTCTCCACCCTGCTGGGCCGCATGCCCTCCGCGGTGGGCTACCAGCCGAACCTCGCCGACGAGATGGGTCTGCTCCAGGAGCGGATCACCTCGACCCGCGGCCACTCGATCACCTCGATGCAGGCGATCTACGTGCCCGCGGACGACTACACCGACCCGGCCCCGGCGACGACCTTCGCCCACCTGGACGCGACGACCGAGCTCTCCCGCCCGATCTCGCAGAAGGGCATCTACCCGGCGGTGGACCCGCTGACCTCCACCTCCCGCATCCTCGACCCGCAGTACGTGGGCCAGGAGCACTACGAGGTGGCCCAGCGGGTCAAGGAGATCCTGCAGCGCAACAACGACCTGCAGGACCAGATCGCCATCCTCGGTATCGACGAGCTGTCCGAAGAGGACAAGATCATCGTGCACCGGGCGCGGCGTCTGGAGCGCTTCCTGTCGCAGAACATGTTCGTGGCCGAGAAGTTCACCGGAACCCCGGGCGTGTTCGTGCCGCTGGAGGAGACCATCGCCTCCTTCAAGGCGGTCTGCGACGGCGAGTACGACCACCTGCCCGAGCAGGCGTTCCTGGACGTCGGCAACATCGAGATGGCCGTCGAGAAGGCGAAGACGCTGCAGGGCTAG
- a CDS encoding cob(I)yrinic acid a,c-diamide adenosyltransferase — MKERDIDKPVVLSKIYTRTGDDGTTALVDMSRTRKTDERLAAYADVEEANAAIGVALALGEIGEDVRAVLGRVQNELFDLGADLANPVVPDPEHPPLRVEPAYVERLEADCDRYNADLPTLRSFILPGGSPAAALLHTARVVTRRAERSAWAAIEAYGDSVNPLTATYLNRLSDLLFILCRVVNQGDDVLWKPGGDRD, encoded by the coding sequence ATGAAGGAACGCGACATCGACAAGCCCGTCGTGCTGTCGAAGATCTACACCCGCACCGGTGACGACGGCACCACGGCGCTGGTGGACATGAGCCGCACCCGCAAGACCGACGAGCGGCTGGCCGCCTACGCCGACGTGGAGGAGGCCAACGCGGCGATCGGGGTGGCGCTGGCCCTCGGCGAGATAGGCGAGGACGTGCGCGCGGTACTGGGCCGGGTGCAGAACGAACTGTTCGACCTGGGCGCGGACCTGGCCAACCCGGTGGTGCCCGACCCCGAGCACCCCCCGCTGCGGGTCGAGCCCGCCTACGTGGAACGGCTGGAGGCCGACTGCGACCGGTACAACGCGGACCTGCCCACGCTGCGCAGCTTCATCCTGCCCGGCGGCTCCCCCGCCGCCGCGCTGCTGCACACCGCCCGCGTGGTCACCCGCCGCGCGGAACGCTCCGCGTGGGCGGCGATCGAGGCGTACGGCGACTCGGTCAACCCGCTGACCGCGACCTACCTGAACCGGCTGTCGGACCTGCTGTTCATCCTGTGCCGGGTGGTGAACCAGGGCGACGACGTCCTGTGGAAGCCCGGCGGCGACCGGGACTGA
- a CDS encoding F0F1 ATP synthase subunit epsilon, translated as MSKKLFVELVTPERELWAGEGDMVIAKTVEGEIGIQPGHVPVLALLAPGSVVRILGARETGEVRAAVHGGFIAATLGDRISILAEIAELAEEIDVERARTALKRAEGSALGDEEAQARVARARSRLRAAGEAA; from the coding sequence GTGTCGAAGAAGCTCTTTGTTGAACTCGTCACGCCCGAGCGGGAACTCTGGGCGGGCGAGGGCGACATGGTCATCGCCAAGACGGTCGAAGGCGAGATCGGCATCCAGCCGGGGCACGTCCCCGTGCTGGCGCTGCTCGCGCCCGGCTCGGTGGTGCGCATCCTGGGCGCCCGGGAGACCGGCGAGGTCCGTGCCGCGGTGCACGGCGGCTTCATCGCCGCGACCCTGGGTGACCGGATCTCGATCCTCGCGGAGATCGCCGAGCTGGCCGAGGAGATCGACGTGGAGCGGGCCCGCACCGCGCTGAAGCGCGCCGAGGGCTCCGCGCTCGGCGACGAGGAGGCGCAGGCGCGCGTCGCCCGTGCGCGCAGCCGTCTGCGGGCCGCCGGAGAAGCCGCCTGA